The following DNA comes from Ictalurus punctatus breed USDA103 chromosome 19, Coco_2.0, whole genome shotgun sequence.
attttgttctcttgaacactTTGGATGGAAAACGATGCTTTATTCGCAAATTATGCGATATTCCAATTTTTTGCATAAGTTAAATTTGACTGGAAACTTGGCtaataaataatgaagaaatGTGAGGGTCGCAAGCGCAACTCAGTAGGGCGTTACACACTGATGGTGGGTTTAGAGATCCTGCGATGTGAGCAGGAGAGCCGTATGGAATTCAAGACCGTCACAAGCCTGCGCTCAAAAAGCCACTGGAACAATTAGTGTCAGCATGTTCAGTGCTCAAGTCCCACCCCccaaaattcctgaatttttttatttatttatttttttaaagtgccaCCTCCCGAGTAGGGACTTTCCGAGGGGAAAATATTTTACCCGGAACTTGATTTAGACCCTGGTCTTTGCGGTGGAAACACAGAGTACCTCCAAAAGTGCCTAGTTTCTGGGGAAAGTTCTTGCTGTGGAGACACAGCTTAAGTTGGCAACATGCCAACTCTGATGCTCTTCATAAACCAAAGCTCTATGGTTTGGTCTCCACAATGTGTTAAATTTAAAGCCACATCAGATTGTAAAGACTCAAGAAATGGTTTGTGGTGTCACCGAGACtgcatttgcatttccaaaaaaaatgtagattttttgCTGACTTCTGACAGATCAGATTTTTGTGACATCCAATATGGGGCACATTCATATGAGGTCAGAtatctgattattttatttgacttcTGTAAAAACGTGTGAGTTTTTTCCTGATAATTTTGAAGttattgtcattgtactgtAGTCTTGGCCAATATTCGTCATTTAAAtaagggcagtggtagctcagcagTTAAGACACTGGTCTATTGAAGGTTGGTCTActgaaggttgtgagttcaaatcccagcacttgccaagctgccactgttgggcccttgagcaaggcccttaaccctcaactgctcaattgTATAAATGCATCGCTCTGAATAACAGCGTCTGACAAATGCCGCAAGTGTAAATAATGAAGGGTGGTTAATGGAGTCTGTATGAATCAATTGTCTTCTTGGTCTGTGGGGAAGGGGTATAATCATTACAGATACAGGGCTGTCTACGAGGACATTTCTCAGTCATGGCATAGGAAGCTTAAAGGCGTAGGAATGACGTAAATACAGGaactggatattttttttattcattcataagtAAACAGACGGCACAAACGATCATTTCTGAGTCAAAATATCCGAATCATGCATCAAGAAGGCCCACGATGTAAGTGCAGCCCCAAATCCTTAGCTGCACGAACCAATGAGGGACAGTTAATAGTTTCTCTATACGTACATTATGTAAACAACATTCTGTTTTGGTTTGCGTTCAGGAAATGTAAATACATGAGAGATTGTAGTGAttttagaagtttaaaaaagaTTACACAAGATGGTTTCATGGAATATGGTTTTATCCGCCTTAGGTGTGTTCTCAGTTTACCTCGCTGGAAGATACAGCAGTCAGATGTCGTGGacaaaggaagaagaagaaccatCTCCCCGCAAGCAGCTTAACCACATCACATTCGACTCAAGTTAGAAGATCAACTGTCTGCAAATACCCTAGTTTGTTGTTCGACACGAGTAACTCGGTTCCACCGAGATGTCGCAGAGGTCTCGGTAAAGAGAGCACTCGGTCACATGTTGGGGATCCTCCAGAAATAAGACCTCCTCAAAGTCACAGTGACGGAACCGTTTCTCCAGTCGGCCGTGACGATACGCCGAGGCCGAATTCTCTAAACACGAGGGGGAACAACGCGACTACATCAGGAGCCAAACACATTGGTTCTGCAGCTGGGAAACCGAGAACTCCTCCAAGCTCTGTTACAGCACGTACATCCACGCCTGAAACTAGCAGCGTTCTCACTCCTCCTCACATACAGACTCCAGAAATGCCACGCCGTGAACACCCTGCTTCGTCTTCGGTTCTCAGCCTCCTCTTTTCCCCGAATCAACCGAGAACTCCTCCACAGACTGAAAACTTGTTAGTGAGAGACACACCAGAGAGTGAGTATGGCTTGAAAGTGacctggaggaggaggaaaaagctGAGGAGATTACTCACAGAGCGAGGTCAACTCCTTGACACAGAAGTTATGATCAGCAATCACTGGCCAGATGTTGTGTAAATTGGAAAGGGGGGGggtcttttttgtttattttggcaTACTGTATGATGGACCACATgcatgaatgtattttttttttttatttaaagagagagagaatgtttaaTTCATGGGTTTGAAGTTTGAAAATAGCTTCTTGGATGAAATgtatgaaatgctttttttttccctccttttttgtgtgtatatcagCACTGTACATCCTTTATTAAGTGTACTGAAGTTTCTTCGAGAAAGCTGATTTCAGTCATGAACAATTTAAACACGAGTCAGTTCAGCTGTGTGAATAAATAGTGCAACAGAGGCGAATGTTCTGGAAATGAGAACACAACtaataaaacatataatgtATGATTATTGTGTGCACTATATTTGTTtcaagggaaaaaaatgagaCTTGAAATGTGATTACTTAGTCCGTCCAAGATTctcgcaaaatcaaggaaactctgcgatattcgcaggagcttgtgattttttttcagaattaccgctgattttccgcagatttagGCCAAGGTGCGTcttgtgacgtcatcacagcacgcattcagccaaaacccccGTCAATTCACGTGTTGAACATGACTACAGCTataaggtctcatttaccagcaaacatcactgcgaaagacacttttgtgcaattgcaatctCGCcaagttcaagtagttttccgcaaaaaaaaaaaaaaaaaaaaattctttttgaaaaaaggcgcagcaaaatcaagcatttttggttgcaacaatcaccaaaaaaataactcggcgaaatcctgtacggactgatttcttctacttcttcttttaTTACATGGTGTCCCAAAACTCTCAATACACAGGGGCATTATGTtcgccagcaccacgtcggtcgTGTCTTCGTCAGTGGATCTTCATGGACGGTCACTTCCTCTCGGTCGGTCTGCatcacttccagtctttttgaatttgttaataagtttgtcaacagtgtcgtgtgtgtgtgtgtgtgtgtgtgtatatatatatatatatatatatatatatatatatatatatatatatatatatatatatatatatatatatatatatataagctataGTATTATACTATAATATGTTAGTAATAGTAGTTTTTGTTGGTggtgtagtagtagtactaggaGTAAATtgttttttcacaaaaaaaatgattagAATCTTGTCGAAGTAATAAGGGTACTTTAACTTGTCTAGTATTTTCCCACAATTCCTTCGAACCGGAAGCAGTAGGAGGCAATAAGTCGGAACAACAAATAGCACCTTGTGCTTATGTGTAGTACACTAGATAGGGTGTATAAGCCACGCTGTCGTAGTGGATGTA
Coding sequences within:
- the rhno1 gene encoding RAD9, HUS1, RAD1-interacting nuclear orphan protein 1, producing MPRATRKRRLLNPHKSQLLFVEQPRSGSRHDYGSQLRSAINPRSFVSEPSRQGVPVPSWVCSQFTSLEDTAVRCRGQRKKKNHLPASSLTTSHSTQVRRSTVCKYPSLLFDTSNSVPPRCRRGLGKESTRSHVGDPPEIRPPQSHSDGTVSPVGRDDTPRPNSLNTRGNNATTSGAKHIGSAAGKPRTPPSSVTARTSTPETSSVLTPPHIQTPEMPRREHPASSSVLSLLFSPNQPRTPPQTENLLVRDTPESEYGLKVTWRRRKKLRRLLTERGQLLDTEVMISNHWPDVV